A single region of the Nitrospiraceae bacterium genome encodes:
- the rpmI gene encoding 50S ribosomal protein L35 translates to MKIKTHSGAAKRFSRTGSGKIVRRKAGKRHILTSKRRNRKRRLSGTVEVDATKTLALRRLLPS, encoded by the coding sequence ATGAAGATAAAAACCCACAGTGGAGCGGCGAAACGATTTTCGAGAACGGGTAGCGGGAAAATCGTCCGCCGAAAGGCAGGGAAACGGCACATCCTGACCAGCAAAAGACGGAATCGCAAGCGACGGCTCAGCGGGACCGTCGAGGTCGATGCAACGAAGACCCTCGCACTGAGGCGATTGCTGCCCTCCTGA
- a CDS encoding phenylalanine--tRNA ligase subunit alpha, with protein sequence MDISSVIDSLHPLETKVLATFGLQANGVLSTEQLTQATGLEPSQLSMAVEWLLAKGLLTVESEHTTPVVSLTKIGELYFEKYSPIERVLSAARDAAKTGRRLTIRDIQSREGLEPADVSGAIGRLKKEGALLIIQGGCIEATGRPSATAEAIRAVLLQLRGTSRELQAFPELYRQVIQDHAVKRGNAREPFRIDERGTRSFKLSPSGVETTRQLSRQEMAEEVSQLSPELLKDGSWRTKRFRKYTISLRAPRMAPGKRHPYREFLDAVKTKLVSMGFQEMRGSLVETEFWNMDALFMPQFHPARDIHDVYFVKEPKLANAIAEPFLSRVAQTHQDGGDTGSAGWGYRFDLKQARRLMLRSQGTAVSAHTLASRPSIPGKYFSIARCFRYDQVDATHATDFFQVEGIVLGEDINFRTLLGLLNLFAREVAQAREVKFLPAYFPFTEPSVEMHVRHPRLGWMELGGAGLFRQEVTLPLGVKVPVIAWGLGLDRMAMVALGIHDIRELFTDNLELIRSMRGSV encoded by the coding sequence TTGGATATTTCTTCCGTCATCGACAGCCTTCACCCACTTGAAACGAAAGTGCTCGCCACGTTTGGTCTACAGGCCAACGGTGTGCTCAGCACCGAGCAACTGACACAGGCGACTGGGCTGGAGCCGTCTCAGCTGAGCATGGCTGTCGAATGGCTCCTGGCCAAGGGGCTCCTCACGGTCGAATCAGAACACACCACGCCGGTCGTCTCGCTGACCAAGATTGGGGAACTGTATTTTGAGAAGTATTCCCCCATCGAGCGCGTGCTCTCCGCAGCGCGCGATGCGGCCAAGACCGGCAGGCGACTCACGATTCGGGACATTCAATCGCGCGAAGGGTTGGAACCAGCTGACGTCAGTGGAGCCATCGGCCGCCTCAAGAAGGAAGGAGCGTTGTTGATTATTCAGGGTGGGTGTATCGAAGCGACCGGCCGTCCGAGTGCGACCGCAGAGGCCATCCGAGCGGTACTCCTCCAGTTGCGTGGGACATCCCGCGAACTCCAGGCGTTCCCTGAGCTCTATCGGCAAGTCATTCAAGACCATGCCGTGAAGCGGGGCAACGCTCGAGAGCCGTTCCGGATCGATGAAAGGGGTACTCGGTCATTCAAGCTATCTCCGTCAGGCGTTGAAACGACTCGACAGCTCTCGCGACAAGAGATGGCGGAAGAGGTTTCCCAGTTGAGCCCTGAACTACTCAAGGACGGGAGTTGGCGCACGAAGCGGTTCCGCAAGTACACCATCAGTCTGAGGGCGCCAAGAATGGCTCCGGGCAAGCGACATCCCTATCGTGAATTCCTTGATGCGGTGAAGACAAAGCTCGTGAGCATGGGGTTCCAAGAAATGCGAGGATCCCTTGTCGAAACCGAGTTCTGGAACATGGATGCTCTCTTTATGCCCCAATTCCATCCGGCTCGGGATATCCATGATGTCTACTTCGTTAAAGAGCCCAAACTGGCCAATGCGATAGCCGAACCGTTTCTCTCCCGCGTGGCCCAAACCCATCAGGATGGTGGTGACACAGGATCAGCCGGATGGGGGTATCGATTCGATCTCAAGCAGGCTCGTCGATTGATGCTTCGGAGCCAAGGCACGGCCGTGTCAGCTCACACGCTCGCATCAAGGCCCTCCATCCCGGGAAAGTATTTTTCCATTGCCCGGTGCTTTCGCTACGACCAAGTCGATGCGACCCATGCTACAGACTTTTTTCAGGTCGAGGGCATCGTGCTCGGTGAAGATATTAACTTTAGAACTCTGCTAGGGCTCTTGAACCTATTTGCGCGAGAGGTAGCGCAGGCCAGAGAAGTGAAATTTCTACCGGCGTATTTCCCCTTCACTGAGCCGTCGGTCGAGATGCATGTGCGCCACCCGCGCTTGGGGTGGATGGAGCTTGGGGGAGCCGGATTGTTCCGGCAGGAAGTGACCTTGCCATTGGGGGTCAAGGTTCCGGTGATCGCGTGGGGGTTAGGGCTTGATCGGATGGCAATGGTCGCTCTCGGCATTCATGACATTCGTGAGCTGTTCACCGATAATCTCGAGCTGATTCGTTCCATGCGAGGGAGCGTCTAG
- the rsmB gene encoding 16S rRNA (cytosine(967)-C(5))-methyltransferase RsmB, giving the protein MTSSLLSPRSSAYSPSARTVAVSVLVESVKSDEGADLLLDRALTQNRCDSRDRALAMELTYGVLRRLATIDWRLASVVDKPLPRLPLAIQMIVRLGAYQLLYLDRIPHSAAVNESVQLTKRWAKPLGRDWSGFVNAVLRSLLRSPVPPWPTVEADPARALSVRHSIPEWLSRRWIDRLGVAGAEAACAGASAVPPVTLRINQLKIAREALLETLQETGLKARATDVSPCGVVLEDGGLILSLPGFQEGAFYVEDEAAQLIPPLLDPQPGETILDACAAPGGKTTHLAMLMQNKGTIYAVDRKPERLEFLRVNCRRLGVTIAKPIVGDIKQPGTWSDVAETQDGCFDRILVDAPCSGLGVLRRHPEAKWRKDGQAFLRHRTLQLQILNSVAARLRAGGVLVYSTCSTEPEENENVIEQFCQSNAEFRPESVAPWLPPAARAFLTEKGALSTMGNRCSMDGFYAARLIKVS; this is encoded by the coding sequence ATGACATCCAGTTTACTATCACCACGTTCATCCGCCTATTCGCCTTCCGCTCGAACGGTCGCCGTCTCGGTCTTAGTTGAATCCGTGAAATCTGACGAAGGAGCTGATCTCCTGCTGGACCGCGCGTTGACTCAGAATCGTTGTGACAGTCGAGACCGAGCCCTGGCGATGGAACTCACGTATGGTGTCTTGCGGCGACTCGCAACGATTGATTGGCGACTTGCCTCTGTTGTGGACAAACCGCTCCCACGTCTTCCTCTTGCCATACAGATGATCGTCCGACTCGGAGCCTATCAACTCTTGTATTTGGATCGCATTCCCCATTCCGCTGCAGTCAATGAATCGGTCCAATTGACGAAGAGGTGGGCGAAGCCATTGGGTCGGGACTGGAGTGGGTTCGTGAACGCGGTATTGCGCTCATTGCTGCGCAGCCCGGTTCCGCCCTGGCCGACTGTAGAAGCCGATCCAGCGCGAGCGCTTTCGGTTCGCCACTCGATTCCCGAGTGGTTGAGTCGACGATGGATCGACCGCCTCGGTGTTGCTGGAGCTGAAGCGGCCTGCGCAGGAGCGAGTGCAGTTCCACCGGTCACACTGCGGATTAATCAATTGAAGATCGCGCGCGAAGCATTGCTCGAAACGTTGCAGGAAACCGGACTCAAGGCTCGGGCGACGGACGTGAGCCCTTGTGGTGTCGTCTTAGAAGACGGGGGATTGATTTTGTCATTGCCGGGGTTTCAGGAAGGTGCGTTTTACGTCGAAGACGAAGCCGCGCAATTGATTCCTCCGTTGCTTGATCCTCAGCCAGGAGAAACAATACTCGACGCCTGTGCGGCACCAGGTGGGAAAACGACCCATCTTGCCATGTTGATGCAAAATAAGGGCACGATCTACGCGGTCGATCGCAAGCCCGAACGGTTGGAGTTCCTTCGTGTCAATTGCCGCCGGCTCGGAGTTACGATCGCAAAACCCATCGTGGGTGATATCAAACAACCGGGTACATGGTCTGACGTTGCTGAAACACAGGATGGCTGCTTCGATCGGATCCTTGTCGATGCGCCTTGCAGCGGACTGGGCGTATTACGCCGGCACCCGGAAGCGAAATGGCGGAAGGACGGTCAGGCGTTCCTTCGACATCGAACCCTTCAACTTCAGATCCTCAACTCGGTCGCCGCGCGCTTGCGAGCCGGCGGGGTGCTGGTCTATAGTACCTGCTCGACGGAGCCAGAAGAGAACGAGAACGTCATCGAACAGTTTTGCCAGTCCAACGCGGAGTTCCGTCCTGAATCTGTCGCGCCGTGGTTACCGCCCGCCGCCCGTGCATTTCTGACCGAGAAGGGAGCACTGTCGACGATGGGTAATCGCTGCTCAATGGACGGGTTCTACGCGGCACGACTCATCAAGGTCTCATGA
- the infC gene encoding translation initiation factor IF-3, which produces MNREIRVREVRVIGPEGEQLGILPTQEAFRQAQETGYDLVEVAPTSVPPVCRIMDYGKYKYELSKKDHQSRRHQKSTQVKEIKLRPRTDKHDLEIKIRQIKGFLEEGNKTKVTLTYRGREMANQEMGRTVMNSVIEQLAETGTIEYAPRMEGRSLIMIVAPKS; this is translated from the coding sequence GTGAATCGTGAGATCAGGGTGCGCGAAGTTCGGGTGATCGGTCCTGAGGGAGAACAGCTTGGCATTCTTCCCACGCAGGAGGCATTCAGGCAGGCTCAGGAAACGGGATATGATCTAGTTGAGGTGGCGCCGACGTCGGTTCCTCCCGTCTGTCGCATCATGGACTACGGGAAATATAAGTATGAGCTCAGCAAGAAGGACCACCAAAGTCGGAGGCATCAGAAATCGACGCAGGTAAAGGAAATTAAGCTCCGCCCCCGGACCGACAAACACGATCTCGAGATTAAGATCAGGCAGATCAAGGGATTCCTCGAGGAAGGAAACAAGACGAAGGTGACACTGACCTACCGGGGTCGCGAGATGGCCAATCAGGAGATGGGACGCACGGTCATGAATTCGGTTATCGAACAATTAGCCGAGACAGGAACCATCGAGTACGCACCGCGTATGGAAGGACGGAGTCTGATCATGATCGTCGCACCGAAGAGTTAG
- the thrS gene encoding threonine--tRNA ligase codes for MKITLKDGTSRDVPAGQTVGKSLSIAGVVLGPDVIAAKVNGAIVDLSRELNEDALVEPLRFDSPDGREIYRHTSTHIMAQAVKELFPTAQLTIGPALEDGFYYDFAHDRPFTPEDLEKIEARAKEIIKRNLSIKRTEFSKQQAIEFFKARDEAYKVELIEGFPDNEPISAYTQGAFVDLCRGPHLPATGHVGAFKLLNTAGAYWRGDERNPMLQRIYGTSFPSQAELDAHLARLEEIKRRDHRKVGKDLDLITIQDEIGPGLVLWHPKGALIRLLIENFWREQHLRNGYDLVYSPHVARLDLWKTSGHVDYYRDNMFTPMKVEASEYQLKPMNCPFHIMIYKSHLRSYRDLPIRYGELGTVYRYERTGVLHGLLRVRGFTQDDAHLFCRPDQIESEVSRVLDFTFFILRTFGFSEFEVYLSTRPEKAVGSEERWAQATTALESALKGRGVAYEVDPGEGVFYGPKIDIKIKDALGRSWQCSTIQVDFNNPERFELGYIGEDGKSHQPIMIHRALMGSIERFFGILIEHFGGAFPTWLAPVQAAVLSITDNQRDYVAGVVAQLKAAGFRAEADLRNEKIGFKIREAEKAKVPFMLVAGDREVQGGTVSVRGRSGNNLGTMSVSGFIEHLGQEVRRQTQDLQPTN; via the coding sequence ATGAAGATAACGTTGAAAGATGGAACTTCTCGGGATGTGCCGGCAGGACAGACAGTCGGCAAATCCCTCTCGATCGCCGGTGTGGTCCTTGGTCCAGACGTCATTGCCGCGAAAGTCAACGGCGCGATTGTCGACCTCTCACGGGAACTTAACGAAGACGCCCTGGTTGAACCGCTTCGTTTTGACTCCCCCGACGGCCGAGAGATCTACCGACATACCAGTACACATATCATGGCCCAGGCGGTGAAGGAGCTATTCCCGACTGCGCAGCTCACCATTGGCCCGGCCTTGGAGGACGGTTTTTATTACGACTTCGCCCACGACCGTCCGTTTACTCCAGAAGATCTTGAAAAAATTGAAGCCCGAGCTAAAGAAATTATTAAACGCAATCTTTCGATCAAGAGAACTGAGTTTTCTAAGCAACAGGCGATCGAATTCTTCAAGGCGCGCGATGAAGCATATAAGGTCGAATTGATTGAAGGGTTTCCGGACAACGAACCTATATCTGCCTATACCCAAGGTGCCTTTGTCGATCTCTGCCGCGGTCCGCACCTTCCAGCCACCGGTCACGTGGGAGCCTTCAAACTTCTGAATACAGCCGGTGCATACTGGCGCGGAGACGAACGCAATCCCATGTTGCAACGTATCTATGGGACGTCGTTTCCCTCGCAAGCCGAACTTGACGCTCATCTCGCCAGGCTGGAGGAGATCAAGCGCCGAGACCATCGGAAGGTCGGCAAGGACCTAGATCTCATCACGATCCAAGATGAGATCGGACCTGGCCTGGTACTTTGGCACCCCAAGGGTGCTCTGATTCGCTTGTTGATCGAAAACTTTTGGCGCGAACAGCATCTCAGGAACGGATACGACCTGGTCTATTCCCCCCATGTGGCCCGCTTGGACCTCTGGAAAACCAGCGGTCATGTCGACTATTACCGCGACAACATGTTTACCCCCATGAAAGTTGAAGCCAGTGAGTATCAGCTCAAACCTATGAACTGTCCCTTCCATATCATGATCTATAAGTCCCACCTCCGCAGCTATCGTGACTTGCCGATTCGTTACGGCGAGCTGGGCACCGTGTATCGGTACGAGCGGACAGGTGTCCTCCATGGATTATTACGGGTGCGTGGCTTTACTCAAGATGACGCCCATCTGTTTTGTCGCCCGGACCAAATCGAAAGCGAGGTCAGCCGCGTCTTGGATTTCACATTTTTCATTCTTCGAACCTTTGGGTTTAGCGAATTCGAGGTCTACTTATCGACCAGGCCGGAAAAGGCGGTCGGCTCAGAAGAGCGATGGGCGCAAGCGACGACTGCGCTCGAATCAGCCCTCAAGGGACGCGGCGTAGCCTACGAGGTTGATCCGGGAGAAGGTGTGTTCTACGGACCGAAGATCGACATCAAAATCAAGGACGCGTTGGGCCGCTCTTGGCAATGTTCCACGATCCAAGTCGACTTCAATAATCCTGAACGGTTTGAGTTGGGATACATCGGGGAAGACGGGAAGTCTCATCAGCCGATCATGATTCACCGCGCCCTTATGGGGTCGATCGAACGCTTTTTCGGGATCTTAATCGAGCATTTCGGCGGAGCTTTCCCAACCTGGCTCGCTCCTGTTCAGGCCGCCGTCCTCTCGATCACGGATAACCAGAGGGATTATGTCGCCGGAGTTGTGGCACAATTGAAGGCTGCGGGATTCCGGGCAGAGGCCGACTTGCGTAATGAAAAGATCGGATTCAAAATCCGTGAAGCTGAGAAGGCTAAAGTGCCATTCATGCTGGTGGCCGGCGACCGGGAAGTCCAGGGCGGGACCGTGTCCGTGCGCGGACGCAGTGGAAACAACTTGGGCACCATGAGCGTGTCGGGGTTCATCGAACACCTCGGCCAAGAAGTCAGGCGACAAACCCAAGATCTTCAACCCACAAATTGA
- the pheT gene encoding phenylalanine--tRNA ligase subunit beta — protein MPTISIFKQELEALLSKPGDAHRSITIEQLEEWLPLVKGELKGQTPETGELRIELQDSNRPDLWCCEGIARQIRVTQQGKLSPYPFLKPRARSRKQLTVAPGLESVRPYVAACAATGYRVTPQGLTQLIQAQEKLADIFGRKRRSVSIGLYRLSQIEFPVTYDLVKPDEAKFTPLGLDTAMTLGEILLIHPKGLEYGNILAGQARLPLLRDAKHQALSFPPIINSRDTGEVRVGDDALFVEVTGTDLAMVILTLNIFAMNLADRGATIEPIEVVYPYKTEHGKKIVTPLDLAKSRTLPIATIEQALGQTMGVQPIKQALEYYGYEVKTARDTITVTLPPYRQDLMHAMDVVEDVAISRGYGHFQPIMPSQFTVGGLSQVEATSDRARDLMVGMGFQEVISNILGSSQVYCEAMRLNGTEWGQLVEVDNVMSQSYSVLRQWILPSLLRVETASGRAFYPHRLFEVGEVARPDATHELGSQTVVTLGALLVHATAHFSEIHSCVDTLFYYLNQSYQLEPLQHPSFLEGRAGRIVSQGKYVGLIGELHPEVLERWQITVPAVAFEVNVTQLSERI, from the coding sequence ATGCCGACGATCTCTATTTTCAAACAGGAACTGGAAGCGCTTCTGTCGAAGCCAGGTGATGCGCACCGGTCGATTACGATAGAACAGCTCGAAGAGTGGTTACCTTTAGTGAAGGGGGAATTGAAAGGTCAAACTCCCGAGACTGGCGAATTGCGAATCGAATTGCAAGACAGTAACCGTCCAGACCTCTGGTGCTGCGAAGGGATTGCTCGTCAGATTCGCGTGACACAACAAGGGAAGCTCAGCCCCTACCCTTTCCTGAAACCGCGTGCTCGCTCACGGAAACAACTGACCGTTGCGCCTGGTTTGGAATCAGTTCGCCCCTATGTGGCAGCTTGTGCGGCGACTGGCTATCGTGTGACACCACAAGGATTGACCCAACTCATTCAAGCACAAGAGAAGCTGGCGGACATTTTCGGCCGGAAGCGACGCAGCGTATCAATCGGGCTCTATCGGCTTTCGCAGATAGAATTTCCTGTGACCTATGACTTAGTGAAACCCGATGAAGCGAAATTCACACCGCTCGGGCTGGATACTGCAATGACGTTGGGCGAAATCTTGCTCATTCATCCGAAGGGTCTCGAGTATGGAAATATCCTTGCGGGGCAAGCGCGTCTTCCGCTGCTTCGCGATGCAAAGCATCAGGCGTTGTCATTCCCGCCGATTATCAATAGTCGAGACACCGGTGAGGTGCGAGTCGGCGACGACGCGCTCTTCGTCGAAGTAACCGGAACTGATCTGGCCATGGTCATCCTTACGCTGAATATCTTCGCAATGAATCTTGCCGATCGAGGGGCCACTATCGAACCGATCGAAGTCGTGTATCCCTACAAGACCGAACACGGAAAGAAGATTGTGACGCCGTTGGACCTGGCCAAGAGCCGCACTCTCCCGATTGCCACGATTGAGCAGGCACTGGGACAGACCATGGGTGTTCAACCGATTAAGCAGGCGTTGGAGTACTACGGCTATGAAGTCAAGACTGCGCGCGATACGATTACCGTTACACTGCCGCCATACCGCCAGGATCTTATGCATGCCATGGATGTCGTGGAGGATGTGGCCATTAGTCGCGGGTATGGACACTTCCAACCGATTATGCCCTCCCAGTTCACCGTCGGTGGACTCTCACAGGTTGAAGCGACGTCCGATCGAGCGAGAGATCTCATGGTCGGGATGGGGTTCCAAGAGGTCATCTCCAATATTTTAGGGTCTTCTCAAGTATACTGCGAAGCGATGCGATTGAACGGAACGGAATGGGGACAGTTGGTCGAAGTCGACAATGTCATGTCACAGAGTTACTCGGTGCTTCGCCAATGGATTCTTCCCTCGCTGCTACGAGTTGAAACCGCGTCGGGCCGAGCGTTCTATCCGCATCGCTTATTTGAAGTTGGTGAAGTGGCAAGGCCCGATGCCACTCACGAACTGGGCTCGCAAACCGTCGTGACACTGGGGGCGCTTCTCGTCCACGCGACGGCTCATTTCTCGGAGATCCATTCGTGTGTGGACACGCTGTTTTACTATTTAAACCAGTCGTATCAGCTTGAACCGCTTCAACATCCCTCGTTCTTAGAAGGACGAGCGGGCCGTATTGTATCGCAGGGGAAATACGTCGGATTGATCGGGGAGCTTCACCCAGAAGTGCTCGAACGCTGGCAGATTACAGTGCCGGCAGTGGCATTCGAAGTGAACGTCACGCAGCTCAGCGAACGGATCTGA
- the rplT gene encoding 50S ribosomal protein L20, whose amino-acid sequence MPRVKGGSKTRQRRKKRLKLAKGQYGGKSRLFRTATESVDKGQTYAYTGRKNRKRDFRQLWIARISAGVRAHGLTYSRFINALKKANVLLDRKVLSDMAIKDSTGFERLIDLAKQQLVPTGA is encoded by the coding sequence ATGCCTCGCGTCAAAGGTGGTTCAAAAACTCGGCAACGACGGAAGAAGCGGCTGAAGCTAGCGAAGGGACAGTATGGAGGGAAAAGCCGGCTGTTCCGCACCGCCACGGAATCCGTGGACAAGGGTCAAACCTATGCTTACACTGGCAGGAAAAATCGTAAGCGGGACTTCCGCCAGCTCTGGATTGCCCGCATCAGCGCCGGCGTTCGCGCGCATGGGCTCACGTATAGTCGGTTCATCAATGCGTTGAAGAAAGCGAATGTGCTGTTGGACAGAAAAGTGCTGTCAGACATGGCAATCAAGGACTCGACCGGGTTCGAGCGACTGATCGATCTCGCCAAGCAGCAGCTCGTTCCTACCGGCGCCTAA
- the fmt gene encoding methionyl-tRNA formyltransferase codes for MRIVFMGTPEFAVPSLETLLKSDDQVVGIVTQPDRPKGRGQSLTSSPIKLIAERERLPILQPTKMKDPMFLDALTAWKPDVMTVAAFGRILPLAILNLPPRGCINVHGSLLPKYRGAGPIQWAIINGETETGITTMLMDEGMDTGAILLQERLAIAPEDTAGTLSPRLAELGGRLLIKTLAQLKAGTLVSHQQDHARATMAPLLKKEDGMIDWTISATAIANRIRGLTPWPSAYTFAGEDRWTIWRAAAMTKQVTELPGTVMHVTKDAVHVATGDGVLMLAELQPANRRRMTVSQYLAGHPISVGSILGRSSHP; via the coding sequence ATGCGAATCGTCTTCATGGGCACACCGGAGTTCGCAGTTCCGTCTCTCGAGACTCTATTGAAATCAGATGATCAAGTCGTCGGCATAGTCACACAACCCGATCGCCCCAAGGGCCGAGGGCAATCACTGACCTCGTCGCCGATCAAGCTCATCGCTGAACGTGAAAGACTCCCGATCCTGCAACCGACCAAGATGAAGGACCCGATGTTTCTTGACGCGCTCACGGCTTGGAAACCGGATGTCATGACAGTGGCGGCGTTTGGCCGCATCCTCCCCCTAGCAATTCTGAATCTTCCGCCAAGAGGTTGTATCAACGTGCATGGCTCTCTCCTGCCAAAGTATCGAGGAGCCGGCCCGATCCAATGGGCGATTATCAATGGTGAGACAGAAACGGGCATTACCACGATGCTGATGGATGAGGGGATGGATACCGGTGCGATCCTGCTCCAAGAGCGTCTCGCCATTGCTCCGGAGGATACGGCGGGGACGTTGTCGCCTCGCTTGGCTGAGTTGGGCGGACGGCTGCTCATCAAGACGCTCGCGCAACTCAAGGCTGGGACATTGGTGTCACACCAACAAGATCATGCCCGGGCCACGATGGCTCCGCTGCTGAAGAAGGAAGATGGAATGATCGATTGGACCATAAGCGCCACAGCTATCGCGAACCGCATACGGGGCCTCACTCCTTGGCCCAGTGCCTATACCTTCGCAGGAGAAGACCGCTGGACCATTTGGCGAGCAGCGGCGATGACAAAACAGGTCACGGAGTTGCCGGGAACGGTGATGCACGTGACGAAGGATGCTGTTCATGTAGCCACTGGAGACGGTGTACTCATGCTCGCAGAATTACAGCCAGCGAACCGTCGCCGAATGACGGTTTCCCAATATCTGGCTGGCCATCCTATTTCCGTGGGGAGTATACTGGGACGATCCTCTCATCCATAA
- the rpe gene encoding ribulose-phosphate 3-epimerase, producing MMAKPTYIAPSILSADFARLADEVGAVERAGADFLHIDVMDGHFVPNLTVGPPIVEALKKVTKLPLDVHLMITNADAFIGEFAAAGADYLTVHVEVCPHLHRTVQSIKERGVKAGVTLNPATSLTTLEEIVADVDLVLIMSVNPGFGGQKFIPSSLKKITSARQLIDRTQSRALLEVDGGVKVDNAAQVLDAGADILVAGSAIFESQDYAATIAALRTAVRASSASAKHASAHR from the coding sequence ATGATGGCTAAGCCGACGTACATAGCGCCGTCGATTTTATCCGCTGACTTCGCTCGGTTGGCTGATGAGGTGGGGGCTGTTGAGCGGGCCGGTGCGGATTTTCTTCATATCGACGTCATGGACGGCCATTTCGTTCCGAACTTGACCGTGGGCCCTCCCATTGTCGAGGCGCTCAAAAAAGTCACAAAGCTCCCCCTCGACGTGCATCTCATGATCACGAACGCCGACGCCTTCATCGGCGAGTTTGCCGCGGCTGGTGCAGATTACTTGACCGTCCATGTGGAGGTGTGCCCCCATTTGCATCGTACCGTCCAATCCATTAAAGAGCGAGGCGTGAAGGCCGGGGTGACGCTCAACCCAGCGACCTCTCTTACCACGCTAGAAGAGATCGTTGCCGATGTTGATCTTGTGCTGATCATGTCGGTGAACCCCGGTTTTGGAGGACAGAAGTTCATTCCTTCGTCGCTCAAGAAAATCACGTCTGCCCGTCAGTTGATTGATCGCACGCAGAGCCGCGCTCTGTTGGAAGTCGATGGCGGGGTCAAGGTCGATAATGCCGCTCAAGTTCTTGATGCAGGGGCCGACATCCTCGTGGCCGGGTCTGCGATTTTTGAGAGCCAGGACTATGCCGCCACGATTGCTGCCTTGCGAACAGCCGTACGCGCCTCCTCCGCCTCGGCAAAGCACGCTTCCGCTCACCGATAG
- a CDS encoding site-specific integrase, whose translation MMALFRRGRVWWMRFSYLGKQVRRSTEVTDKRLAEKIYHKVMVQIAEGKWYPPEAGADKTVKELLERYLRDHSKPNKAPKTHLCDLSRVQHLIRAFGDLTLKEIRPSLIAAHKSKRRADGAAAKTINNELTLLGHAFQLAMKEWEWVADNPVQRVSKEKVHNLIERWLAAEEEQRLLAASPIWLQEIIVFAVNTGLRQSEILNLQWGQVDLFRRTITLLEQKNGGRDTLPVSAKALDVLKARAKVRSLKTDYVFFNGAGNRMDARDLLRAFYPAMRKADVKRFRFHDLRHTFATRLVQAGVDIYTVQNLGRWKTISMVMRYAHHHPESLRAGVEILDRVPAGVSTVLAQSTTHPVVGAGSESVVS comes from the coding sequence ATGATGGCACTGTTTCGGCGAGGCCGCGTCTGGTGGATGAGATTTTCCTACCTCGGAAAGCAGGTGAGGAGATCCACGGAAGTCACGGACAAGAGGCTCGCGGAGAAGATTTATCACAAGGTAATGGTCCAAATTGCGGAGGGCAAGTGGTATCCGCCCGAAGCGGGGGCCGATAAAACGGTGAAGGAACTCTTGGAACGGTACCTACGAGACCACTCCAAACCGAATAAAGCTCCCAAGACACACCTCTGTGATCTGTCTCGTGTGCAGCATCTCATCCGGGCATTCGGGGATCTGACCTTGAAGGAAATCCGCCCCTCTCTCATCGCAGCGCACAAGTCGAAGCGGCGAGCGGACGGCGCAGCGGCCAAGACGATCAACAATGAGCTGACGCTCTTGGGTCATGCCTTTCAGCTCGCAATGAAGGAATGGGAATGGGTGGCCGACAATCCGGTGCAACGGGTCTCAAAGGAGAAAGTGCATAATCTGATCGAACGATGGCTCGCGGCAGAAGAAGAACAGCGTCTTTTAGCGGCCTCTCCTATTTGGCTGCAGGAGATCATCGTCTTCGCAGTCAACACGGGACTCCGGCAGAGCGAGATCCTCAACCTCCAATGGGGTCAGGTGGACCTCTTCCGGAGGACGATTACGCTGCTGGAACAGAAGAACGGAGGCAGAGACACGCTTCCGGTGAGTGCGAAAGCGCTGGACGTACTAAAAGCCAGGGCCAAAGTCCGATCGTTGAAAACGGATTATGTCTTCTTCAACGGGGCCGGGAACCGGATGGATGCCAGGGATCTCTTGCGGGCGTTTTATCCCGCGATGAGGAAAGCGGACGTGAAACGGTTTCGGTTTCACGATCTGCGCCATACCTTCGCAACTCGATTGGTACAAGCCGGTGTGGACATCTACACCGTGCAAAACCTCGGACGATGGAAAACCATCTCGATGGTCATGCGATATGCGCATCATCATCCGGAAAGTCTCCGCGCGGGAGTGGAGATTTTGGATCGTGTTCCGGCAGGAGTTAGCACAGTTTTAGCACAATCGACCACTCACCCTGTGGTCGGTGCCGGAAGCGAATCCGTTGTAAGTTGA